The DNA sequence ACCCCGGGTACCGTCGCTTCATCCAGCGTCGCCTCCGCGAGCTGTACGAGTTCGAGGGAACGCCCATCGTCGTCAACATGCGCGTCCGCGAGAAGCGCCAGCGCTGATCATCGAGCCTCGACGGGCCGTCCGCTTCCCGCGGGCGGCCCGTCGCTGTTCCCGCATGTGACCGGCGCGAGTGCCGATGCCCGGATGCTGTGAAAGGCTGAGGGGGTGACTGTCGTTCCTCCTGCCGCCGGCGAACCGCGTCGCCCGGACGGGCCTCGCAATCCCGGTGACGCCTGGGTCGTGGCCCCGACCGGGGAGAAGTACTGGGGTCGCTTCGGTGCCGCAGGACTGCTCGCCGTGGATGCCGAGCGGGGCATTCTGCTGCAGCACCGAGTGGCCTGGAGCCACTTCGGGGGCACCTGGGGTCTGCCCGGTGGCGCGCTGCACGAGGGGGAGAGTGCGATCCTCGGCGCGGTGCGGGAAGCGCAAGAGGAAGCCGGGGTGCCGGATGCCTCGGTGCGTCCGAGGTTCACGAGCGTGCTCGACCTCGGAATCTGGTCGTACACGACCGTCGTCGCTGATGTCGTCGAGCCTTTCGAACCGGTGATCAGCGACCCGGAGAGCGTCGCGCTGGAGTGGGTGCCGCTCGACGAGGTGTCGTCGCGGCCGTTGCACCCGGGTTTCGGTAACGCGTGGCCGATCTTGCGCAGGCTTCTCGATGTCCGCCCGTCCGTGGTCGTCGATGCGGCGAACGTGGTGGGCTCGGTGCCGGACGGTTGGTGGAAGGACCGCGCCGGTGCGGCGACCCGGCTTGCTGACGAACTGAACGGGTTGGCGGTGGGTGCCGACGATCTCGATCTCGGCGGCACG is a window from the Microbacterium sp. LWO14-1.2 genome containing:
- a CDS encoding NUDIX hydrolase — translated: MTVVPPAAGEPRRPDGPRNPGDAWVVAPTGEKYWGRFGAAGLLAVDAERGILLQHRVAWSHFGGTWGLPGGALHEGESAILGAVREAQEEAGVPDASVRPRFTSVLDLGIWSYTTVVADVVEPFEPVISDPESVALEWVPLDEVSSRPLHPGFGNAWPILRRLLDVRPSVVVDAANVVGSVPDGWWKDRAGAATRLADELNGLAVGADDLDLGGTSWFPPVAFVVEGAARGMDAPDVDESDALLPAGIVSVVAAEAAGDDAIVAEVERRVARGEYVVAVTSDRELRERVSAAGAAQVRSAGWLRGVLDAR